The window cgtcctgtaacagcgttcatactaaaaaaaaaaagcacaaaaaaaaaattctgcgaaaCAGAGAATCCGGGAAAGGTGAAccacaatagagcgagggaacactgtatttactttgcaaatCGATTTTGGTGTGCGCCCCCACAATTTGAAGTTAGGGGCCACCGTGCtactagttaaaaaaaaagttagtctgcAGCCCTTATTGACATGCATCTTTACTTGACAGCAGAACACGACGCAAAGTAACACTGGTTGTAAATATGTGTGCATATATACTGGCAGTCTTGGCGCATGTTGATGAAGACACTACTGTACATCACAttacacaatgtgtgtgtgtgtctgtgtgtgagtctGCATGACTGGATGTGTCAACACGTGTGTGACCATCTGTGTAAGCTTTCATgcaaatgatgtgtgtgtgtctaaggAGGACTACCAGGTCATTGCAAACTCATTCATGCCTGAGGTTGACAAGAAACACACTGACAccagtgtgtgcacgtgcaacacacacacacacacacacacacacgagttcATGGCCTGAGTCAGTAAAAAGTGAACTATctcaataataatgaataaaagttTGCCTGATGGTTGTGACCTACATCCGTTTAGCATCAGCAACCCCAACCTTAACTCAAACCCTAAACCTAGCACTAACCCCATCTCTACCCCTAAAACCCTCAACATCGGTCTGGTCCATTACAGTTGCGTTATTGGTTATTCAGAACCAGCTGGCCCAGCTCTGCAACCATTCATTGAAACTCTGTGTGGTACCACCAATAACATCCTCAGTGTCTTAGCCACAGGACATCTGACGTCCTGACCTAGTTTGATCTCTGCCAGCCTGGCcggaggacacaaacacacatcaacacacacactgctcatGCTGCTGTGTCTACACACCATGAGAATATACACAAGCTCTCTTATGGACTGGGCCGGGCTCCTCCTACTGGACAACCAACCTCCAAAATGGACACAGAGTCAGCACCCACGGGGAGCCGCCTGCAGCGCCGCCATGTGCTTCCAATGAGAGGAAGAGCTCGCATTACACGATGACTACCGTACAGCTAAATGGTAGCAGCTGTGAGGGACGCAGAAGGACGGAGGCGGGACAGGACCGGCTCGTTAGAACAAAATCAGGTTTGATTGGAATATTTTGCCCTAAGAGACGATAGCATCTTCTGGCTGTAGACAAGTAGAACGTCCAGGCTGATGACGGAGAAGGACACTGATCACCGGACCATGTACACTGCACAAAAGTATCAGGACACCTTGAGAAAATGTGAAGTCATTACACCGAGGACAGCTTCTGCTCTTCTGGGAAGACATTCTGCCAAATGTCCGTGGTGAGGACTGGTGGGCGGTGCCTGCAAACCAATCAGCCATCGTCTTGTCATTCGTGCTATGAAACTCATAACCATTTTGCGCAAAATTAAGTACACTGACCATGAAATTCGGAAAACGTCGAGTGTAATGTAGCAAAtaagtaaccaaaatattagaaacacttcTCAGTATACTATAAGCACGTTACATATTGTGAAATGAATACCTGTCAGTGCCAATCAATACCGCAAGCATCGTTATCTTTATAAAGGCAACTTTTTAGCTTTAAAATAATGCAGTGATAAAAACAAATCATGTTTGGAAATGTACAATATATCAGTAGCAGTAATTAACAAATCGTGAAGCGACTATAGATGCAAGTGTTCCGGACTCCCATATAAAACGCCGTCGTTCACGAATACCCACCCAGTGTTTACAGCCACATTGCGTAAAGGAGGACGTTGAGGGCATCGTTCGCAGTAGCGGAATGAGACGTTTCAATCGGCGCGCTTGTGAGACATATTTGAAGCGTTCATCGAGGGGTATAACACTTTGAAAAGTAAAACAACTTTATACAAAATTCTCAATCCATGCAACAATAGTCAAGACATTTTTCGCAAAAACTTTAGTTAGCTGAATAAGCGTGATCAGAAATCAGAATGTGACCGTGTTTTTACGTTGAGCTGCCGGTGAAAATCAAATAATTGTAACATAACGGAGCACTGGCCACTCATCCCCGGCGGCCCGCCCACTCCATGCGAACCCAAAACCTGATACATTGCTCCTCTTCCAGTCGTGAATCTCCCAAAGACCTGGTACCTGGACATAGTTGTTCTCGCAGTACTCTGCCACTCGCTCCAGGTTGGGGAAGCTGTCCAGGAGAGCTCTCCTTCCTGCAGGAATGTCCTCTTCCAGCAGCATTTGTAACTCCGCCATCTTTACATGTTTGCCTCGCGAGCGAGCTTCTCTACACACCCCTGCACCAGCTTCGCCGCTGTGATGCCTTCAGAGACACGCGGGAACGGCACAGTCAATACGCAAGCAGAACTTTAAACATGAAAAGACACAATCTAATAGAGATAttctttatatttttagacattGAGAGTAATATACGTATAACTTGTTTGTACTACTCATTTTTACTATTTTAGTAATTTAGTACAGTAATCAAAACGGAATACACGTACGCGACGGCTTTAAACGCACCGCTTCCAACTCCCTTTTCGAACGTTCATTCatcttttttcaaaaatcatgAGCTAAGACATTTATTTACACCAACATGCCCGTTAAATGTAGCGAATAGGaacatttacattgtttttattacacGTTATATTTAGACTGGGTCAATAGAAAACATTTCTTTATCTTTCTGCTGTGACTGACGCGTTCAGATGATATTCAATTGTCAACAATTGAAACATTTATAAAGTCAAACATTCTGTGCTCAAGCACCACATCGTGAGCCAATGTGAACCGCAGCAGCTCCCCCCGATGATTAAAAGCAGAAAACAATAATTTGGCATACAAGATGCtatgtttatttctatttttacaacaacaacaacaaaaacccaGGACAAACATGTACAAGTgtgcaaaaaatatacaatgaAGAAACATAAACACGGTGCATCCGACTTGGATAATGTTTCAGGCAGGGATGTCCAGGTTGTCCTCTCCTCTGGGAAAACCTTCCACCTCCATGGACATCAAGAACTCTGCAAAGAGAAACAGCGCCCCCTTCGTCTTACTGCATCATTATATTAAAATGGCAAACAGTTAACAGGCGGGGATCCACTCTTTATCCTGCTGTACCCTCTGTGTAGTCAATGTCTGGCCTCGTGGAGATGACAGCCCAGGCCACGCCCACCAACAGAGCCACCACCAGGTTGACGACGATCCAGGGTCGCAAGATCTGCTCCTCGGAACCGGGAGGCCTACACGAGATGGCTAATCAAGCGGTTctcgatatacagtatttcaagcaATAAAGTCCTCACCACAGCGTCTCATTGGCAGAGGGATAGAGGTTGATTCGATCACTGGTCATTTGTTGACTGAGGGACAGGATCAGTGCGATGAAatacactgacaacacaaacaacatcatctttgtgCTCATCTTTATGTCCAACTAGAACAGGAACAACATTAAATGAGGGGCAGTACGAGGCTGGAGTTTGTTTTGTAGAGAGAATAATACGTTGCTGCTTGCTAGTGTCACCCGCCCTGCTCCGTGCTGCCCGCACCGAGGCACGAACACATCACGttcgcaatgggagacgagagtgctgaccacacggccaaaagcccagactgtcaagGCAgcgggagtgaggtttaccaacgtacacgtgcacagcctcacaggctggcatccgttacacgcGCATGAAATAACTCTAATCAATATGAAGAACTGATGTGTGATGAAGCAAGAAACCAATAATTTCTCCCTTGAATCACTGGTTTGTAGAGGGAAACAACGCCCTCCAGTGGAGATTTACCCACAGTGCAGGAAGTAGAGTGTTCCCCCGTTTTTCGCAGGGGATAGAtgcccaaaatagcccacaataaagggaaatccgcaaagtagccaactttatttatttgcaattaTCGTGTGAATGCCTTCCAAGGCattatacataaataatataatctaacaatatacaatacaataatataaataatatcatATAAAATGCTGCACCGATTCTTCTTTTTATTCCGTCTCGTTTTTCGGCCACTTCCACAGgccacatttttcaatttgttccaaatatttaaacacaaaaatgttacaCTGATTCACGTAACGTGTGCTCCCTTTTCGCCATGTTTCTCAAATTTCCACATTTCCCAAAATTCTAAAATGTCCACAAAatattcccattgaaaatgaacgaGCCATTTGTCAAACATCCACAGTTTCTACATTTTCCAACGCCTTCAAACATTCCAATTATGAAAacgtgttagcattgctaacatgctaatgttagcgtagcatactaacattttttgctattttcatggtTAGTCACATATATCAACACTGAGCagtattatgctaggtgttaccaTTTTaaggttagcatgctagcattgctagcattcaaactcttcctctgttcatTTTACATCTCAGCACAATTCCGCATTACCGTTTTTTCCAATTCTTTCTCCACTTCCACTCATTTCTACCTTCATTCaacattcatacatttcaaCACCATTTCAGCTCGGATTCGGCTCATCCTCCAAAATATTCCtgcagtcattctacatttcaaaattcaaccattCTACAATATTTCACTGAAGCTTCTGCATTTGCAATTCTGCATTCTCtagttgtgtgtgtttctagGCTGTTTTACGGCCCTCCCCATACACGTCactcacttttctcagacaggcgttaccattttctcacatttctctcttcaaATTTCGTTGGAATTGTAATGATCCGTCTAATAGGTTGAAAACTGAAATGATGAAGTGACTCGCAcgcatttcactcctctgaccgtgcctcgtcctggcgccgttgggctgtagtgtttttgtatccttgttaaaacgtgttgctcctgccgtcgtcctcctcctcgtacCACTCCTTGAACCGGACATTCATTTAGCCGCTTAGCTTCTTCTTCCATTGTTTATTGGCACCACTAGCCAGTTTGCTAGCGActaaggagactgattgacaattgtctacagccaatcgggacgcagaaagcaatgggtgggttctccctcagacaataaggactgttgtggctgtgtTGTCCAACACGCTGGTACgggcacgtaaacacacactGAGACGTCTTCagcatgagtatacaacacagTAGCAATAAGATACAATAACAGAcgcatacaacagagcactgatagatGCTCTGATACACCACAACACAATGCGCCTTCATACGCCAAACAGCCAATGGGCGATGTAGTGAGGCAACGCCGTACACGAATGCTGGTGCTGCTGTCGTCGTCGTGTGTGACTTACAAAAGGAGGCCAGAGCTGCGGGATCCAAGGTGATGAAGCCTCTCAGAGCCATGGAGGCCTTGGCCAGGTTCACTCTGCACCACAAACACCAGAGATCTGTTCAGGCTGACTTATTCCAAAACAGAACCTGCACACACCGTATATCTACTGCAAGTATATCTAGGAGAACGCAGCAAACAGGAAGCGCACCTGTCGAAGGCAGACACGGTGCTGATGGCAAGCAGCAGGTAGAGCAGAGACTGCGAGGTGTAGGCCAGCGAGTGGTACTGCTGCAGCAGGTTGGCCAGCGTGGACATGTGATCGCCCGCCAGCACGTACACCACCGTGATGTTCCACACCGCGTAGCCTGCCAGGAAGCCATGGGAGAAGAGGCCCAGCACCCTGCGGGGAGGGAGCGAGTCATCAGCGTCATCTTGATAGATGTAGTTATCCATCAGAACCAGAGGTCAGCACCTGAAGCTGCTGTGGACCTTCATGGCGACGTCTCTGGTGGTCCACACCTGTCTGGGCTCCAGGTAGTCGTCTGTGTGCTCAGAATGTCGAAACTGGTCCACTCGCTCTGCCTGGAAACgccctggacacacacacacacacacacacacacacaccatgtggAGTTCAACCACAAAGCCCCAAAAGTAGGcgtgtcacgagatgagactACCAGACCAGATGAGGTTCTAACATGACTTTGGAAAGAAGCAGATGAGAATATATCGCAATCtaatcatttcatttctacCATGTTACACTCATccacactctgtgtgtatgctggcagccccgcctccacccaccgagacaaagggactgcatgactgacaaaaggcctCAGGCAGTGTATCTGATCATGTTTAGGCctgcagagaaggccttgcaggccctgactgcacaccactgtttTACAGtagtggttagcttctttttccacttgtatgaCACTTCATGTTCAAAAAgtgacttcaaacattgcctgcACACTTAATAAAGCTTTGATGACGGCCACGGTTTGACCCTGCAACAGATGAATTCTAATTAGATCTTGTTTcgtagttaacttctttttccacttaagAATGCTAGCATGTGACTTTGTCTTGTCATTTCAGGTCTTGAGAGTTCCCACTCACTGTTCCTCTCCACAAAGCCCCTGCCGACAGGCTGGCTGTGTCCGTGGGGGGCGGAGAAGAGGGAATGCTGGGGGATGGGCGTCGGGGCGTCCGTGACAATGTCGTCATCCTCTGCCCCAAGGTCGTTGCTGCGATGCTCCGTGGACTTCACCTTCCTGCAGGACAGCATGGTGGCGGCTACTACAAGTTCCCAAACACTTCCCGCATTCATCAAGACACACGTTCACCACCTCTTCCTTTTTGTCCTCCTGGTCACGGAGACGGTGGCCTCCTCCTCGTCCACCACAGCGTCTGTTGTGGTGCCGTTTGGCGTGTCAGCGTGCTCGCCTTCCTGATCTAAGGACGCACAAAGAAAGACCTTCGTCACCTCCCCCGATGTGTGGATGCTTCCAATAAACAGCAACATGGAACTCACGCTACAGGGACAAAAGTACTTTTGTCAACATTATCCAAAAGCAGTGGTGTTCTTGCTTGGACATCCCCAACTAAAGAgactaaagagaaaaagctgaccAATCGCAGAGgccctcttctttttcttcttcttctgtggcgCCACATCCGGGAGGTCAGGGGTCAGCGTGTCGCTGCTCTTGTGGGTCATGTCCTGCGTCTCCACGTCCACGTCCATGGCCACTGCAGGGACAGAAGGACAATGCGGACGTGTCGCTGTTGTCGTCACACACAGCGAAGGCCTGACATCGTACAGGCAAACAGGAAGTCCCGCCCCTCGTCGCTCCTCTCACCTTCTACACGCTCCTCCCCTCCGTTGGGCTCCTTCTTGGGCCTCTTCTTCTTGCCCCTGGCGGTCGGCATGGCGGCCTTTCTGCGGTGCACCCAAACACGTGTCAGTAGGCGTGCAGCTGGCTAATTGAGGTCAGTCAAGTCAGACATGATTGGATTAGCTTTCAAAGCAGCTGCTGGCTCTGCTGGGCTTGGACTCCATCATCAGGTCACAGCCCGTGAAGGAAACCCCCACCCACCGAGAAAAGTCATCGCTAACCAACGCTGACAAACGACAACACTTGCTAGCGTGTCGCTATTAGCCTGTAGCATCCCCATGCAGCAGCTTGGTTTTTACTTTCAAGTTAACGCCCACTAGtcgcttcattaggtacacctgttcACGAGGCATCGTCAGTGTGAGAGTGTCAAAACTTCACAAACAGCTGTAGGCTACTCATTTGTCGCTTGTAGCTTCCCCGTGTGGTAAAAAGTCTGAAGACCAGGAGCTAGGCAGATAACTGGCTCGCTAGCTGCCACTAGTGGCATTGACATGTACTGTAGGCAAAGCGTCTGGCATCTTTGTCTTTTGGTGCAAAGTACAACTTCAAAAAGTACTTTATCATCAAATCTACTTGATCATTAGAGCCATGACATGCTAACATGGCTAACAAGTCTGCATCATTAAATGAGTACTCTCCCTAAAAGTCG is drawn from Dunckerocampus dactyliophorus isolate RoL2022-P2 chromosome 9, RoL_Ddac_1.1, whole genome shotgun sequence and contains these coding sequences:
- the tmem237a gene encoding transmembrane protein 237A isoform X4 is translated as MTSSQIHLLHTSPPGRAPPLAFCSRRPPDLVAESIPRLQTPDCRLGRRPCLSLKVELRPAEDACFYLQVTLPAARLLTRVWVHRRKAAMPTARGKKKRPKKEPNGGEERVEVAMDVDVETQDMTHKSSDTLTPDLPDVAPQKKKKKKRASAIDQEGEHADTPNGTTTDAVVDEEEATVSVTRRTKRKRKVKSTEHRSNDLGAEDDDIVTDAPTPIPQHSLFSAPHGHSQPVGRGFVERNRRFQAERVDQFRHSEHTDDYLEPRQVWTTRDVAMKVHSSFRVLGLFSHGFLAGYAVWNITVVYVLAGDHMSTLANLLQQYHSLAYTSQSLLYLLLAISTVSAFDRVNLAKASMALRGFITLDPAALASFFNK
- the tmem237a gene encoding transmembrane protein 237A isoform X1: MTSSQIHLLHTSPPGRAPPLAFCSRRPPDLVAESIPRLQTPDCRLGRRPCLSLKVELRPAEDACFYLQVTLPAARLLTRVWVHRRKAAMPTARGKKKRPKKEPNGGEERVEVAMDVDVETQDMTHKSSDTLTPDLPDVAPQKKKKKKRASAIDQEGEHADTPNGTTTDAVVDEEEATVSVTRRTKRKRKVKSTEHRSNDLGAEDDDIVTDAPTPIPQHSLFSAPHGHSQPVGRGFVERNRRFQAERVDQFRHSEHTDDYLEPRQVWTTRDVAMKVHSSFRVLGLFSHGFLAGYAVWNITVVYVLAGDHMSTLANLLQQYHSLAYTSQSLLYLLLAISTVSAFDRVNLAKASMALRGFITLDPAALASFCKSHTTTTAAPAFVYGVASLHRPLAVWRMKAHCVVVYQSIYQCSVVCVCYCILLLLCCILMLKTSQCVFTCPYQRVGQHSHNSPYCLRENPPIAFCVPIGCRQLSISLLSR
- the tmem237a gene encoding transmembrane protein 237A isoform X3, which encodes MTSSQIHLLHTSPPGRAPPLAFCSRRPPDLVAESIPRLQTPDCRLGRRPCLSLKVELRPAEDACFYLQVTLPAARLLTRVWVHRRKAAMPTARGKKKRPKKEPNGGEERVEVAMDVDVETQDMTHKSSDTLTPDLPDVAPQKKKKKKRASAIDQEGEHADTPNGTTTDAVVDEEEATVSVTRRTKRKRKVKSTEHRSNDLGAEDDDIVTDAPTPIPQHSLFSAPHGHSQPVGRGFVERNRRFQAERVDQFRHSEHTDDYLEPRQVWTTRDVAMKVHSSFRVLGLFSHGFLAGYAVWNITVVYVLAGDHMSTLANLLQQYHSLAYTSQSLLYLLLAISTVSAFDRVNLAKASMALRGFITLDPAALASFCLPVPRSRSCDPGSSSTWWWLCWWAWPGLSSPRGQTLTTQRSS
- the tmem237a gene encoding transmembrane protein 237A isoform X2; protein product: MTSSQIHLLHTSPPGRAPPLAFCSRRPPDLVAESIPRLQTPDCRLGRRPCLSLKVELRPAEDACFYLQVTLPAARLLTRVWVHRRKAAMPTARGKKKRPKKEPNGGEERVEVAMDVDVETQDMTHKSSDTLTPDLPDVAPQKKKKKKRASAIDQEGEHADTPNGTTTDAVVDEEEATVSVTRRTKRKRKVKSTEHRSNDLGAEDDDIVTDAPTPIPQHSLFSAPHGHSQPVGRGFVERNRRFQAERVDQFRHSEHTDDYLEPRQVWTTRDVAMKVHSSFRVLGLFSHGFLAGYAVWNITVVYVLAGDHMSTLANLLQQYHSLAYTSQSLLYLLLAISTVSAFDRVNLAKASMALRGFITLDPAALASFLYFIALILSLSQQMTSDRINLYPSANETLWPPGSEEQILRPWIVVNLVVALLVGVAWAVISTRPDIDYTEEFLMSMEVEGFPRGEDNLDIPA